In Pseudomonadota bacterium, a genomic segment contains:
- the htpX gene encoding protease HtpX, with protein sequence MTRIFLFLATNAAVLVVVSVVFSLLGLEGTINRQTGGLDLTGLLVMSALIGFTGSLISLFSSKWMAKRSMGVQLLDVDNPRDQNERWLVDTIRRQAKEAGIGMPEVGIWNAPEMNAFATGWNRNNALVAVSVGLLRGMKADEVEAVLAHEIAHVANGDMVTLTLIQGVVNTFVVFASRLVGYIVDRAVFRTESGHGPGYFIVSIVMQMVFSVLASMIVMWFSRYREFRADAGGARLAGREKMIGALDRLRTGGGELPDEMAAMGISGGRTGGLKKLFMTHPPLEDRIAALRQGG encoded by the coding sequence ATGACTCGCATCTTCCTGTTCCTAGCCACGAACGCTGCCGTGCTGGTGGTGGTGAGCGTGGTGTTTTCGCTGCTAGGCCTCGAGGGCACGATCAACCGCCAAACGGGCGGATTGGACCTGACCGGCTTGCTCGTGATGTCTGCGTTAATCGGCTTCACCGGCTCGTTGATCTCCCTGTTCAGCTCCAAGTGGATGGCCAAGCGCAGCATGGGCGTGCAGCTGCTGGATGTGGACAATCCCCGCGATCAGAACGAGCGCTGGCTGGTGGACACGATCCGTCGCCAGGCCAAAGAGGCGGGCATCGGCATGCCGGAAGTAGGCATCTGGAATGCCCCCGAGATGAACGCCTTCGCCACGGGCTGGAACCGCAACAACGCGTTGGTCGCCGTAAGCGTGGGGCTCCTGCGCGGCATGAAGGCGGACGAGGTCGAGGCCGTGCTCGCGCACGAGATCGCCCACGTGGCCAACGGGGACATGGTGACGCTCACCTTGATCCAGGGCGTCGTCAACACCTTCGTCGTGTTCGCCTCGCGCCTGGTCGGCTACATCGTGGATCGTGCCGTCTTCCGCACGGAAAGCGGCCACGGCCCGGGCTACTTCATCGTCTCTATCGTCATGCAGATGGTGTTCAGCGTGCTCGCGAGCATGATCGTCATGTGGTTCTCGCGCTACCGCGAGTTCCGCGCCGATGCGGGCGGCGCACGCCTGGCCGGCCGGGAGAAGATGATTGGCGCCCTGGACCGCCTGCGCACGGGCGGCGGCGAGCTTCCGGACGAGATGGCCGCGATGGGCATCTCCGGCGGACGCACCGGTGGCCTGAAGAAGCTCTTCATGACCCACCCGCCCCTGGAAGACCGCATCGCAGCCCTGCGCCAGGGGGGCTGA